The Candidatus Dependentiae bacterium genome has a window encoding:
- the gspE gene encoding type II secretion system protein GspE, translated as MVVEKIGVDLVAQGLLTEQQLDAFLQQCVQEKKRLHTVLLEKKVIAKNDLLQSFARVFGMKTLETITEEMVEPRVLSKIPLKFLRTHLIMPVVVDGKRRLVTSDPMDLEPLDDLSYLIAVEADPVLAIDDIVRESINKFYPFETSSEMMDELKAGESEEDFDLDAIEERDIMEMANDAPIVKLVNHLIFQAVKEGASDIHIEPFEKDLSIRYRIDGVMYQRTMPPKRYQSAIVSRIKIMANMDIAEKRLPQDNRIQLKVADRPVDLRISVLPCNFGERVVMRILDKSKGLSSLDTLNLSKENLAIIQRAIERPNGIVLVSGPTGSGKTTTLYSLLSKLNSPDVNIITVEDPIEYTIAGINQVQVHEKIGLTFANALRSILRQDPDVLLIGEIRDGETARIATQASLTGHLVFSTIHTSSAPGTITRLIDMGVEPFLVASSLACVISQRLVRRLCEDCKAVHKPSEAQLARAGISEQLAKEITFYNAVGCDRCFKNGYKGRVPLFEVMEVGQELAELISQHAEAGIIKKKASELGMVQLVDDGVRLIREGLTTIDEVLTVSVADL; from the coding sequence ATGGTGGTAGAAAAAATTGGTGTCGATCTGGTTGCTCAGGGGCTGTTAACCGAGCAACAATTGGATGCTTTTTTGCAGCAGTGCGTACAAGAAAAAAAACGATTACATACAGTTCTTTTGGAAAAAAAAGTGATTGCAAAAAACGATTTGTTGCAGTCGTTTGCGCGTGTTTTTGGGATGAAAACGCTTGAGACCATTACCGAAGAAATGGTCGAGCCGCGCGTGCTGAGTAAAATTCCACTTAAATTTTTGCGTACACATTTAATTATGCCGGTGGTGGTCGATGGTAAGCGTCGATTGGTAACGTCTGATCCTATGGACCTTGAACCACTTGATGATTTGTCGTATCTGATTGCTGTAGAAGCCGACCCGGTGTTGGCGATCGATGACATTGTGCGAGAGAGCATCAACAAATTTTATCCATTCGAGACCAGCTCAGAGATGATGGACGAGCTCAAAGCAGGAGAAAGCGAAGAAGATTTTGATCTTGATGCTATCGAAGAACGCGACATCATGGAGATGGCAAATGACGCGCCGATTGTTAAATTGGTAAATCATCTTATTTTCCAGGCGGTCAAGGAAGGAGCATCTGATATTCATATCGAGCCCTTCGAAAAAGATTTGAGCATCAGATACCGTATTGACGGGGTGATGTATCAGCGAACAATGCCGCCAAAACGATATCAATCGGCGATTGTTTCGCGTATAAAAATTATGGCAAACATGGACATTGCCGAAAAACGACTTCCTCAGGACAATCGTATTCAACTTAAAGTCGCCGACAGACCAGTTGATCTGCGTATTTCTGTGTTGCCCTGCAATTTTGGTGAGCGCGTGGTAATGCGTATCTTGGACAAAAGCAAGGGGCTTTCTAGTCTTGATACATTAAATCTTTCCAAGGAAAATCTGGCGATTATCCAACGCGCGATCGAGCGACCAAATGGGATTGTGCTGGTGAGTGGACCTACCGGTTCTGGTAAAACAACAACATTGTATTCTTTGCTTTCAAAACTCAATTCTCCCGATGTGAATATCATCACCGTAGAAGATCCTATCGAATACACCATCGCGGGAATTAACCAGGTTCAGGTGCACGAAAAAATTGGGTTAACTTTTGCAAATGCATTACGATCTATTTTGCGGCAAGATCCAGATGTTTTGTTGATTGGTGAAATTCGAGATGGCGAAACAGCACGGATTGCAACTCAAGCATCATTGACGGGTCATTTGGTTTTTAGCACCATTCACACGAGCAGCGCTCCAGGAACCATTACACGGTTAATCGACATGGGCGTAGAACCATTCTTGGTGGCATCATCACTTGCGTGTGTTATTTCGCAGCGGTTGGTGCGCAGATTGTGCGAAGACTGCAAGGCGGTGCACAAGCCAAGCGAAGCGCAACTTGCGCGTGCCGGAATTTCTGAGCAGCTGGCCAAAGAAATTACTTTTTATAACGCCGTTGGATGTGATCGCTGCTTTAAAAATGGCTACAAGGGACGAGTTCCATTGTTCGAAGTCATGGAGGTTGGGCAGGAACTTGCAGAGTTGATATCTCAACACGCCGAAGCGGGAATTATTAAGAAAAAAGCGAGTGAGCTTGGGATGGTACAGTTGGTTGACGATGGTGTGCGGTTGATTCGTGAAGGGCTAACGACCATCGATGAAGTTTTGACCGTTTCTGTGGCAGACTTGTAG
- a CDS encoding ATP-binding protein has product MKRIIDYFLAEWKKDELRKPLLLRGARQVGKTYAVRALAKKFDSFVEINLEQDEVARKIIERDMDVHRILLQLSTHRSVKIIPGKTLLFFDEIQQVPQAISCLRYFYEQIPDLHVIAAGSLLEFAIQQVGIPVGRVSSLYLYPVSFLEFLAAQKKYLWIKTLLSQTTNEPLFEELHTTLMNELALFIVVGGMPEAINAWFKTTSLQTVSTIHHSLLDAYQQDFGKYAKKHQIKYLEILFQHAIGQIGNKFMFSRVGEYKKRELAPALDLLEKAGLIHKIFKTAAQGLPLGAQADLDDFKIAFLDTGLCLATLGLDIASWIIDPSIAFINNGAVVESFVGQELLAYAPPSRKKPLFYWRKDQKGSDAEVDYVIQLNQSLVPVEVKSGTSKRIKSSYLFLESHPEAQYAIRFSARNYEHAKEIFSFPLYAIANPLAHADAQLSDAIKALMIE; this is encoded by the coding sequence ATGAAGCGTATCATTGATTATTTTTTAGCAGAATGGAAAAAAGATGAACTCAGAAAACCATTGCTGCTCAGAGGGGCGCGCCAAGTAGGAAAAACCTATGCTGTTCGAGCGCTTGCAAAAAAATTTGACTCTTTTGTTGAAATCAATCTCGAGCAAGATGAAGTTGCACGAAAAATTATTGAACGCGACATGGATGTTCATAGAATCCTCTTGCAACTCTCGACACACCGATCTGTAAAAATTATCCCAGGAAAAACGCTCCTTTTTTTTGATGAAATTCAACAAGTTCCTCAGGCCATTAGTTGCCTTCGCTATTTTTATGAACAAATACCAGATTTACACGTCATCGCAGCTGGGTCGCTATTGGAATTTGCTATTCAGCAGGTAGGAATTCCTGTCGGCAGAGTAAGTTCGCTCTATTTGTATCCAGTTTCATTTTTGGAATTTCTCGCTGCTCAAAAAAAATACCTCTGGATAAAGACCCTGCTTTCACAAACAACAAACGAACCACTTTTTGAAGAGCTGCATACAACCCTCATGAATGAACTCGCATTATTTATTGTTGTTGGCGGAATGCCAGAAGCGATAAATGCCTGGTTTAAGACAACTTCTTTGCAGACGGTGAGCACTATTCACCACTCGCTCTTGGATGCATATCAACAAGATTTTGGTAAGTATGCAAAAAAACACCAAATTAAGTATCTAGAAATTCTTTTCCAGCATGCGATAGGGCAAATCGGAAACAAATTTATGTTTTCACGAGTTGGTGAATACAAAAAGCGAGAGCTTGCTCCCGCGCTTGATTTGCTAGAAAAAGCAGGTCTTATTCACAAAATATTCAAAACTGCAGCGCAAGGACTTCCCCTGGGAGCTCAAGCCGATTTGGATGATTTTAAAATCGCCTTCTTGGATACTGGATTATGCCTGGCAACACTTGGACTTGATATCGCATCATGGATTATCGATCCATCGATTGCGTTTATAAATAACGGCGCCGTGGTAGAATCTTTTGTCGGCCAAGAGCTTCTTGCGTATGCGCCGCCTTCAAGAAAAAAACCTCTTTTTTATTGGCGCAAAGACCAAAAAGGAAGCGATGCCGAAGTTGATTACGTGATTCAACTAAATCAATCGCTTGTTCCTGTTGAAGTAAAATCTGGCACAAGTAAGCGAATAAAAAGCAGTTATTTATTTTTAGAATCGCACCCAGAAGCTCAGTACGCAATTCGCTTTTCGGCTCGCAACTATGAACACGCAAAAGAAATTTTCAGCTTTCCGCTCTACGCGATTGCAAATCCACTTGCGCACGCAGACGCACAGCTGAGTGATGCGATCAAAGCGCTAATGATCGAATAA